The Anastrepha ludens isolate Willacy chromosome 2, idAnaLude1.1, whole genome shotgun sequence genome contains a region encoding:
- the LOC128871779 gene encoding 3-oxoacyl-[acyl-carrier-protein] reductase FabG-like codes for MDFKDKVVLITGASSGIGAAAAVQFAKLGAKLALVGRNMENLKETEGKCENAAVGDGSSAPLLIKTDLTDESAVSTIITEVLNKFGQIDVLVNNAGIIESGSIENTSLEQFDRMMNVNVRSVYQLTMLVVPELIKTKGNIVNVSSVCGLRAFPNVLAYNVSKSAIDQFTRCVALELAPKGVRCNSVNPGVVVTNLHKRSGMNDDAYEKFLEHCKTTHALGRAGDAEEVANAICFLASGMATFTTGMNMPVDGGRHAMCPR; via the coding sequence ATGGATTTCAAGGATAAAGTTGTGTTAATCACGGGTGCCAGCTCTGGGATTGGTGCCGCTGCAGCTGTTCAGTTCGCCAAATTAGGTGCAAAACTGGCTTTGGTTGGACGAAATATGGAAAATCTTAAAGAAACAGAAGGAAAGTGTGAAAATGCTGCTGTAGGTGATGGTTCATCAGCACCGTTGCTCATAAAGACAGACTTGACAGATGAGAGCGCAGTGTCAACTATCATAACCGAAGTTTTGAACAAATTTGGTCAAATTGATGTATTGGTAAACAATGCTGGAATCATCGAGAGTGGTAGCATTGAGAATACCAGTCTTGAGCAGTTCGATAGGATGATGAATGTAAATGTACGTTCAGTGTATCAACTCACTATGCTCGTTGTACCGGAGTTGATTAAAACAAAAGGCAATATCGTTAATGTTTCCAGCGTTTGCGGTTTACGTGCTTTTCCTAATGTTTTAGCTTACAACGTATCCAAATCGGCAATTGATCAGTTTACACGTTGTGTTGCTCTGGAACTTGCACCAAAGGGAGTGCGTTGCAACTCGGTTAATCCGGGTGTCGTAGTTACCAACCTACATAAACGTTCTGGTATGAATGATGATGCTTATGAGAAATTCCTGGAACACTGTAAGACTACACACGCACTTGGACGAGCAGGCGACGCAGAAGAAGTGGCCAATGCTATTTGTTTTTTGGCCAGTGGCATGGCCACATTTACTACGGGGATGAATATGCCTGTCGATGGTGGTAGGCATGCCATGTGCCCTAGATAA